The following proteins come from a genomic window of Drosophila mauritiana strain mau12 unplaced genomic scaffold, ASM438214v1 U_1, whole genome shotgun sequence:
- the LOC117149024 gene encoding uncharacterized protein LOC117149024 — protein sequence MSTLRCCIVILLGALIVEVAVAGNHKSQDEKDEHHFQPDEVKSSDEAIERIRRQIGAFGIGAGFYGGRNVGSIGNPYYGAPYGNLYFVQPYGHYFHDRRFGANYGFGGHFYGR from the coding sequence ATGAGTACACTTCGTTGCTGCATTGTTATACTTTTGGGTGCTCTGATTGTTGAAGTTGCAGTGGCTGGAAACCATAAGTCGCAGGATGAAAAGGATGAACATCATTTCCAGCCCGATGAAGTAAAAAGTTCAGATGAAGCTATAGAACGGATACGACGTCAGATTGGAGCTTTTGGAATTGGAGCTGGATTTTATGGAGGAAGGAATGTTGGTTCAATCGGTAATCCTTATTATGGGGCTCCATATGGAAATCTCTACTTTGTGCAACCTTACGGGCACTACTTCCATGATCGCAGATTTGGAGCCAACTACGGTTTCGGTGGACATTTCTACGGTCGCTAG
- the LOC117149025 gene encoding ATP-dependent RNA helicase DED1-like — MRIYHLNLLVLSAGLLVLLAKSGTTAPQADEDVQQLTLADVNQAEEQQEMPAVRLARQFGFGRGGFGRGRGGFGGRRGGGGFRRPGFGGGGFGRFYPPPPPFFGGPFYG, encoded by the coding sequence ATGCGCATTTACCACCTGAATCTATTAGTGCTAAGTGCCGGCCTACTGGTCCTGCTGGCAAAGTCGGGGACCACGGCCCCCCAGGCGGATGAGGATGTACAGCAACTGACTCTGGCGGATGTAAATcaggcggaggagcagcaggagatGCCGGCTGTTCGCCTGGCCAGGCAATTTGGATTCGGCCGTGGAGGATTCGGCAGAGGACGCGGCGGATTTGGCGGAAGGCGAGGCGGCGGTGGATTCCGGAGACCCGGTTTCGGTGGCGGTGGATTCGGTAGATTCTACCCACCGCCACCGCCCTTCTTCGGCGGCCCCTTCTACGGCTAG
- the LOC117149026 gene encoding glycine-rich cell wall structural protein-like, whose translation MRTFVCLALATILLVAGSSAATYDPVAAQLLDVDAGVQAPVAERQARQFGGGFGGRPGGGFGGPGGGFGGRPGGGFGGPGGGFGGPGGGFGGPGGGFGGPGGGFGGQGGFGGGGFGGRPGGGFGGPGGGFGGPGGFPG comes from the coding sequence ATGCGCacatttgtttgccttgccCTGGCGACCATTCTCCTGGTCGCCGGCTCATCAGCAGCCACATATGATCCTGTGGCGGCGCAACTTCTGGATGTGGATGCAGGTGTCCAGGCTCCGGTGGCAGAACGTCAAGCTCGCCAGTTTGGCGGTGGCTTTGGAGGACGTCCAGGCGGCGGCTTTGGCGGTCCGGGAGGCGGTTTTGGAGGACGTCCAGGCGGCGGATTCGGAGGTCCTGGCGGCGGATTCGGAGGTCCTGGCGGCGGATTCGGAGGTCCAGGCGGCGGATTCGGAGGTCCTGGCGGTGGATTCGGAGGTCAAGGAGGTTTCGGAGGCGGTGGCTTTGGAGGACGTCCAGGTGGCGGCTTTGGCGGTCCGGGAGGCGGCTTCGGAGGACCAGGCGGTTTTCCAGGCTAA
- the LOC117149028 gene encoding shematrin-like protein 2, with translation MRSWFLFGLYALLIAATVGQPLQQNESGENEDSERSERVSRQIPYLGGYGGYGSGYGGYGGGYGGYGGYGGYGGYGGLGGYGGYGGYGSYGGIRSSLYPYGNLYGASGLGLAGGYYGRPYGYGGGYNIGYPAIGGFGATGGGIFGVSPF, from the coding sequence ATGCGTAGCTGGTTTTTATTTGGATTATATGCGCTGCTAATCGCCGCAACAGTTGGCCAACCGCTGCAGCAAAATGAGTCCGGAGAAAACGAGGATAGCGAAAGGAGCGAGCGAGTGAGTCGCCAAATTCCCTATTTGGGTGGCTACGGAGGATATGGCAGTGGCTACGGAGGATATGGAGGTGGCTACGGAGGCTATGGAGGATACGGCGGCTATGGAGGCTATGGAGGACTCGGCGGATATGGGGGATACGGGGGCTATGGAAGCTACGGCGGCATACGCTCCTCACTTTATCCCTACGGCAATCTGTATGGCGCCAGCGGCTTGGGACTGGCGGGCGGATATTATGGTCGTCCTTATGGTTATGGCGGTGGCTATAATATTGGATATCCGGCCATTGGCGGCTTCGGTGCCACCGGCGGCGGCATCTTTGGTGTTAGTCCATTCTAA